From a region of the Buteo buteo chromosome 7, bButBut1.hap1.1, whole genome shotgun sequence genome:
- the SSR3 gene encoding translocon-associated protein subunit gamma has product MAPKGGPGGRQQSEEDLLLQDFSRNLSAKSSALFFGNAFIVSAIPIWLYWRIWHMDLVQSAVLYSVMTLISTYLVAFAYKNVKFVLKHKVAQKREDAVSKEVTRKLSEADNRKMSRKEKDERILWKKNEVADYEATTFSIFYNNTLFLVLVIIASFFVLKNFNPTVNYILSISASSGLIALLSTGSK; this is encoded by the exons ATGGCTCCCAagggcggccccggcgggcggcAGCAGTCGGAGGAGGATCTGCTCCTGCAGGACTTCAGCCGCAACCTCTCCGCCAAGTCCTCCGCGCTCTTCTTCGGCAACGCCTTCATCGTCTCCGCTATCCCCATTT gGCTTTATTGGAGGATATGGCATATGGATCTTGTTCAGTCTGCAGTCCTGTATAGCGTAATGACCCTCATCAGTACCTATCTAGTAGCTTTTGCATATAAGAACGTCAAGTTTGTTCTCAAACACAA AGTAGCACAGAAAAGAGAGGACGCTGTTTCCAAAGAAGTTACTCGCAAGCTGTCTGAGGCAGACAATAGGAAGATGTCTCGTAAGGAGAAGGATGAAAG aattctgtggaagaaaaatgaagttgcaGATTATGAAGCAACAACTTTTTCCATCTTCTACAACAATACTCTCTTTCTGGTCTTGGTCAtcattgcttcattttttgTGCTGAAGAACTTCAACCCCACTGT AAACTATATTCTTTCTATAAGTGCTTCATCTGGACTGATTGCTCTGCTATCTACAGGATCCAAGtag